A genome region from Anastrepha obliqua isolate idAnaObli1 chromosome 4, idAnaObli1_1.0, whole genome shotgun sequence includes the following:
- the LOC129245068 gene encoding senecionine N-oxygenase-like, which produces MVGAGRSGMDITHHIYPYAKRIYLSHHLQQKPPITDFMPNVVQKPLVQRYTESGAVFKDGTQANFTHIIFCTGYNLTIPFLSADCNLQVHDNFVFPLYKHCINIYHPTMCFIGLPIYAYPIQLFDIQMRFVMQYYSGKLQLPSTEDMLADTERDLAERRERGLPRRKSHVVGERQFDYYDELVALTGIDNIRPVIKTLSKSCGGKFLYDLQNYRKTAFKVIDDEHFVQYKLGEM; this is translated from the exons ATGGTGGGTGCTGGCCGCAGCGGCATGGATATCACTCATCATATTTACCCGTATGCCAAACGCATCTACCTCAGTCACCACCTCCAACAGAAGCCACCAATCACAGACTTTATGCCGAATGTTGTACAAAAGCCGCTTGTGCAGCGCTACACGGAAAGTGGCGCCGTTTTCAAGGATGGCACTCAAGCCAACTTCACTCACATTATATTCTGTACTGGTTACAATTTAACAATTCCCTTCCTCAGCGCCGATTGCAATCTACAAGTGCATGACAATTTCGTATTTCCACTCTACAAGCATTGCATTAACATCTATCATCCGACGATGTGCTTCATAGGATTACCAATTTATGCCTACCCGATACAACTCTTCGACATACAGATGCGCTTTGTGATGCAATACTACAGCGGAAAATTGCAATTGCCCAGTACAGAAGATATGCTAGCGGACACGGAACGCGATTTGGCAGAGCGTAGAGAGCGTGGATTACCGCGCAGAAAGTCGCATGTGGTAGGCGAGCGACAA tTCGATTACTATGATGAACTGGTGGCATTGACGGGCATCGACAATATCAGGCCAGTCATCAAGACACTTTCAAAAAGTTGTGGCGGCAAATTTCTCTATGATTTACAAAATTATCGCAAAACAGCTTTTAAAGTAATTGACGATGAACATTTTGTGCAATATAAACTGGGCGAAATGTAA
- the LOC129245495 gene encoding uncharacterized protein LOC129245495 — MTTNGKRVCVIGAGTAGLCALKNSLQQGMDVVAYEQCSEIGGTWVYEKAGEDNVHSSMYEGLRTNLPKEIMGYPDYPYPKDIEESFVPSAEVLKFLQSYAQHFDLSKYIKLQHEIIRVRPLNEKWEIYVRDIKHDEISKEIFDFVFVCNGHYSMPLMPAIVGIEEYKGNKLHSHWYRKPDTFEGATVLVIGAGPSGMDITNHISKFSKRVFLSHNLDPAPCTDFMQNVTQKTVVQRFTADGAIFKDGTIESFDHIIFCTGYKYTFPFLSMDVSLRVDDNFVHPLYKHCINIHYPTMALIGLPFYVCPSQTADLQVRFALTYFTKKREFPSREEMFADLEKEIEQRRKKGLTNRQAHAMGDKQYNYYEDLAETAGIENIKPVINKIMDDCRLKYIYELATYRNQCFKVLDDETFVKFPMSTT, encoded by the exons ATGACTACCAATGGCAAACGTGTATGTGTAATTGGCGCTGGCACAGCAGGCCTTTGCGCGCTGAAAAATTCGCTGCAACAGGGCATGGACGTGGTCGCTTATGAGCAATGCAGCGAAATTGGTGGCACCTGGGTGTATGAGAAAGCAGGCGAGGATAATGTGCACAGCAGCATGTATGAGGGCTTGCG cacaaATCTCCCTAAAGAGATTATGGGTTATCCTGACTACCCATACCCCAAGGATATCGAAGAATCTTTTGTGCCCTCCGCCGAAGTGTTGAAATTCTTGCAGTCATATGCCCAACATTTTGACTTATCAAAATATATTAAGCTGCAGCACGAGATAATACGTGTGCGACCATTGAACGAGAAATGGGAG ATCTATGTGCGCGATATCAAACATGACGAAATCTCCAAGGAAATTTTCGATTTCGTTTTCGTCTGCAATGGGCATTACAGCATGCCGCTGATGCCGGCAATTGTGGGCATAGAGGAGTATAAAGGCAACAAATTACATAGTCATTGGTACCGGAAACCGGATACTTTTGAAG GCGCCACTGTGCTCGTGATCGGCGCCGGCCCCAGTGGCATGGATATCACCAATCACATCAGCAAATTTTCCAAACGCGTATTCCTTAGCCACAATTTGGATCCGGCCCCATGTACCGATTTCATGCAGAATGTCACTCAGAAGACCGTCGTACAACGTTTCACCGCAGATGGTGCCATATTCAAGGATGGCACCATCGAAAGCTTCGATCACATTATCTTCTGCACCGGCTACAAATACACCTTCCCCTTCCTTAGTATGGACGTTTCGTTACGTGTCGACGATAATTTCGTGCATCCTCTCTACAAGCATTGCATTAATATTCATTACCCAACAATGGCGCTGATTGGCTTGCCTTTCTACGTTTGCCCCTCGCAAACGGCCGATTTACAAGTACGATTTGCACTCACATACTTCACCAAGAAACGAGAATTCCCGAGCCGCGAGGAAATGTTCGCCGATCTGGAGAAGGAAATAGAGCAACGCCGCAAAAAGGGGTTAACCAATCGTCAGGCGCACGCAATGGGTGATAAACAG tataactactatgaagaCCTCGCTGAAACGGCTGGCATTGAAAATATAAAGCCTGTAATTAATAAGATCATGGACGATTGTAGGCTCAAATACATCTATGAGCTGGCCACATACCGCAACCAATGCTTCAAGGTGCTCGACGATGAGACTTTTGTGAAATTTCCCATGAGTACTacataa